The genomic region attttgatttcctATGTGGGGCATTTCCTCAAGGAGTCGGCCagtaaattgatttgttttagcGGGGGCATGATAGCTGCAGTAAATCCCTTTGGATGTGTGCAGTTGAATCGGCTTTGTAGCTTATGCTCCGTGTTTTCTTTCTTAGATAACAACCATCACAAAGCAATGTAGGCAGTAAATAGCAAGGGAACTACATGCCTTCATTTGTGCCACTTTTCTTTGTTTTAATTTCTTATGTTGGTGAAATAATACAACTTAAAATTGTTACCTGGTAGGAATGGGTGATGTAAACCATGATGATCACCATTTAAAAATCTAATATTTGAAGAAGTAGCATCTCTTTTTTAGTTATTGTTTTTCTTTTTGGTATTTTCAGTAGATGGTGATTTTTCCTGTAAAATCTATTCCTTggagtgttttaaaaaaaaatggaaatccCCCTCCAAAATTGTGGTTGCATATTTTAATAAGTATTTTGATTGTGGCAGTCTTTTAGATTATAAATGGATAATGTGCTAAAGTTCATGCTTATATGACTTGTATTTTGCCGTGTTTCTTTTTATTCTTTATTGTAGTATTGCATGAGGGGAAGTTTTAGATTAAGGATTTTCTATGTTTATAGAACTCTAGGTCATTCTAGGTGTAGACATTGTAGAgtttttatatcattttattttgGGAGCTACTGCAGGTCTTCCCATTTGGTTCGGTGCCACTGAAAACCTATCTTCCTGATGGAGATGTTGACTTGACCACATTCAGCAGTATTTTAAATATTGAAGATAAATGGGCAAATGATGTGCGTGCTGTCCTTGAAGGGGAAGAGACTAGTAAGGCTGCTGAATTTAGGGTGAGAGAAGTTCATTATATCAAGGCTGAGGTCAGTTTCTAAAGCTTGAAAACTTTATTCTTTTCCACTATGTTGTGACAGTTGTTTATTCTCAATAAATTTACAAacgatatatttatataaaatagtaATTCTTTTGGCAATTATTGGAGAAATCAGATTCACGTGAATACACTTTGGCCTCTGTTACGTCAAACTTTCTTCCTTTATAAATTTCAGTTTAAGTGGGTTGAGGTTTCATCAACAGCCCGGCATATTTTATTGTTCCAAATTACTCATTTTTGCAGAGAAATGCATGGCAAAAAGACATTTCTTTTTACACTTTTCCCAGAGCTGTCTGTGGCCCATGTTCTGTATAATTACTCACCAATAATTTGTATGTATAAACAATTCTGTGAGAACAGAGTTAGCAAAATATTATTTGACCAAGTATGGAGTACATGCATCTTAATACTTAAAAATGTCCATCGAACTTATTCCTAATATCCTGAATGATTCAAGCCAACTCCTTTGTATAACATTATAAAATTTGCTTGTAGCAATTTCagaattgaaaattaaaatttttaagtgCTACAAAATTTATTAATATGAATGCCTAAATATTTGAGAGAATTTAAATTACAGCAACATTATTTATTTCTCTGTTGGACTGAAGACCATCCTTCTGATTCTGTCACTGGTGCTTGGTAACTGTGTATCTCTTGTAAAAACCTTCTCATTCTGTTCTTTATTTCTATATGTAAATATAAAAAGTTGAGTACATAAATAGCGATAGGCTGATCATAGGTGAGAAAATCAAATGGAGATTGTAGTTGCCATCTAGTGTAGTGCTGCTATACAAGATAACACACAATGaatgtcatttcaaagaaattTTCTGATAATTATGAAAGTAAACAGTAGAAAATCCAGCTGTATAAAATCTGAGATAGATGACAGATGCTCCCCATAGGACTTGAGTTCATTCCATGCCCGTAGAAAGGCAGAGGTAACTCTTGGTTGTTGGATTTCCATTGTCCCTTGCAATCATCTTGTCTGCATCCTCCATATTTCCAGTCTGCACCTTATGTTGTTGACTAACCCAACACGTTGATATTGATGGCACTTTAGAAAGTGCCAGAAGTGGGAACTGAACCAGCAAGGATGCTTGCATTCATGATCTGAGAGTAAAGGCCCCATGATGAccataaccttaaccttaacttaTGGGTTGCCTGCTTAAGGAAGTCAGTGCTTTCGCTTAATTTTGTTCTTCCATTAGGAGCTTCAGACATTGATTCAGCTCCACCAAAATTTTCAGGTGTAAATTGCAATTGCAGCTCTCTTTATTCTCTATTGTTTAATCAAGTGATATCCATCTGCCTAGTTTCATTCATATTTTACTGCTTCCATCATAATGCTAGCAATGGGTATAAACTATGGATTTACTTTATGGTAACAGGTTAAACTTGTCAAGTGCCTTGTTGAGAACATTGTTGTAGATATCTCCTTCAATCAGCTTGGTGGGTTGTCTACCCTTTGCTTCCTTGAGAAGGTAAATTATACATCTAATCATTTTTTATGCATCTACCTACCTCTTAAATTACTTGCAATGTAATAGAAGTTGACAAAACTGAGCTGCTTTTTCAGGTTGATCGACTTATTGGAAAAGACCATTTATTCAAACGCAGTATTATACTAGTGAAAGCATGGTGTTATTATGAAAGCCGTCTCTTAGGGGCACACCATGCTCTTATATCTACATATGCTTTAGAGACTTTGGTCTTGTATATTTTCAATCGTTTCCATGCATCACTACATGGTCCATTGGAGGTTGGTGCATGCTTAATTGACAAATATATGTAATCCAAGGAACAGAAAAATAAAGTCCTAATAGTTGACAAACATTCTAAAATTTGTTAGTGTAAAGGAGTACTACTTTATGTACTGAAGTAGCAATCAGCATGCAGGTTTTGTAcaggtttttggattattttagcaaATTCGATTGGGAAAATTATTGTGTCAGCTTACAGGGGCCTGTATCCATCTCGGCTCTTCCTGTTATTGTTGGTAGGAAATTTGCTTGAATAAAAATTTATGTTACtcagattcctttttcttttagtGCTTTATTTATGTTCTTTTAGCAACCAGCTTAATGTCAATTTTGTTTATCATTTTTATAGCTGAGCCACCTGAAACGGATGGAGCTGAGCTGTTGCTGAATGAGGAATTCCTTAAGTCATGCAGTGATTTGTACTCTGTTCTTCCCAAGAGCCATGATAATCAAAATCGATCGTTGACCCCAAAGTCCCTTAATATTATTGATCCGCTGCGGGAAAATAATAATCTAGGCCGAAGTGTGAGCAAAGGTATACAGTGTATTTTTTGGGAGCTTTTTTGTTTATTTCTAATGAGCTTTTTGGTTTCCATATTAGCTAGGAAACATGATTTTTTACAAAATAAAAAGTAAGGGCACACTACATGAATTTGCCCTTGTTAACTACTTTGTCTATATACAAACAAGCTATGTTCTGAGCTGGCTTGTTTTGAGAAACATTGTTATCTTTGGAAAGATTTTGTTGACAATAAAAAGGGTGTCCCTTGAACTGGTTTGTTTGTGGACATTTTCTTCATTTCAACTGTTTTGTTTACCTGTTGTTAATATAGTTTATTTCTTGCAATTGTTTCTTTAATCTGCACGGGTATTGTTTGAGTTAGGATTTGATGTAAGTGTATGTGTTTCCATAGGAAATTTCTTCCGTATACGTAGTGCATTTGGATATGGTGCTCGTATGCTTGGTAAAGTACTACTTGCTTCCGAGGAAAAGATTGCTGAAGAACTGGACAAGTTTTTCCAAAATACTTTGCTGAGGCATGGCAAAGGACAGCGTCCGGATGTCCCAGATTCAACTGTATATAGTCCACAAAGCAGACCGGTTGGTGAGAACACAAGTTTTCTGCAATCCTTGAAGTCAGACGTTGAGCACAAGGAACTTGACAATAATGTGCTTACTCAGCGAATCAAGACTGGTGAAAGAGATGGGCATTCTACTGAATCATCTGAAATTGCAGGTTTTGTTCCTGATGTGGTCTATGCTTCAAGGCAATTTGTGGGAAATGAAACTGGACAAGGCGTGCAATCGTCTTGTCTTTGTAGTACACTCTCCAATTGTTCGCCTAGGATTAATAATGAATTAGCTAGTACAGAAAATCTGGTCAGTGGAAGCTGGATGTCAGGGGATGTGAAAGATCTTGTCAATAACCATTCAGATTGTTTTAGAAGCAAATCACCATGTATTTTACCGGAGAATGGAATTTCAAGACATTGCTGTTATTGCAAGGCTTCAGAGAATATGAAAAGCAAAGCTGTAACAGTTTCTTTCTCAGAAGATTCAAAATTATTTGCATCTCATTGTCAAGGACAGTTGAGCTCTAAAGATGCAAGGAACGGGGCAAACCATGGAGGCACTTTAAACTCTTGCATGGACTGCCCTTGTGAGCACTATGATCACCAATCTGCTAGTTGCATAGAAAAACTATCAATCGACACTGCATCTATTCAACAAGGATGCACGGTggcaaaccctagatacatgatgccaaatacttcacaaagagaCTTTTTCTCATCTCATGTACAAAATCCAAAATCTCTTGTTCAGTCCACCCAGCCAGAATTATTTCTGTCTGCTCCTGTTGCTTCGGTGTCTGTTTCTTATCCATCTGTGCCTGTAGGTCATCCAGAACCTATGAATGTTCAGTTGCAGAATCCCAATGCTTTTTTGCAGGAATCATCATTGCATCTGGGTGAGGTTGTTCATGACTATACACTTCTTGAACCCGGGATTGGTGGCAATTCTCTTGACAACGGGCCTTTGGAAAATGGTAATATACAAGAGGGAGAAATCCCTTTGCTCGTGCTTAAACCCGATCTTAGTTCTACGGTTACTGAGAGTTCCAAACAAGCAATGTGTAGTGAAGAAAGTTTTATTGGTAACAGCAAGGTTGATCAAGATAACCTTGATTGTGTTAATGTTGGGAATCCTCTTACTATGATTGATAGAGACGGTCATACCGGTTGTCATGTTTTATACCCAGAGAAGAAAGATGAAGTATGTCAATGTCCAGAGCATTTGCTTCAACGTTCTATGGATAGTGACAGTTGTAATAGCAATATGACTACACAAGCTAGTGCCTCACCTTTACCTTCTTTTGGATGCAATGGGCCAGCCTACACTGTTTACAGTCATCCCATGCAAGCAGATTACCAAAAGACTAGTTTAGAGGAGTCTCCATCCATATCAGGAAAGCTTTCACAATGTTCTCTCAGCTCAAACCTCTCTGAGATATCCAGATTATCCGATAACACCACTTTCAAATCTCCCAGTGTTCCATTTTCATTGGATGGAACTCAGCCTAGTTTAGAGTCAGGATATTTGTTTAACAAACCTCAAGAAAGCTTGAAGGATTGGCAAGGTGGCAAAGGTCATCTACCCAGCTCTCGAATGCAAAGGATAGCAGTTGATGCTTTAAGGTGTCAAAAGCCTGACCTCACTGCTGATTTTGATAGTCACTTAAATAACTTAAATTTTGGCAAGTGGT from Cryptomeria japonica chromosome 3, Sugi_1.0, whole genome shotgun sequence harbors:
- the LOC131076031 gene encoding uncharacterized protein LOC131076031, with amino-acid sequence MGDLQAWPQPNGNLTEEKESSSSANPNPSSIDGKLWALLEERASEIILCVHPTLKSEQRRNEVIDYVQRLIQGRIGCKVFPFGSVPLKTYLPDGDVDLTTFSSILNIEDKWANDVRAVLEGEETSKAAEFRVREVHYIKAEVKLVKCLVENIVVDISFNQLGGLSTLCFLEKVDRLIGKDHLFKRSIILVKAWCYYESRLLGAHHALISTYALETLVLYIFNRFHASLHGPLEVLYRFLDYFSKFDWENYCVSLQGPVSISALPVIVAEPPETDGAELLLNEEFLKSCSDLYSVLPKSHDNQNRSLTPKSLNIIDPLRENNNLGRSVSKGNFFRIRSAFGYGARMLGKVLLASEEKIAEELDKFFQNTLLRHGKGQRPDVPDSTVYSPQSRPVGENTSFLQSLKSDVEHKELDNNVLTQRIKTGERDGHSTESSEIAGFVPDVVYASRQFVGNETGQGVQSSCLCSTLSNCSPRINNELASTENLVSGSWMSGDVKDLVNNHSDCFRSKSPCILPENGISRHCCYCKASENMKSKAVTVSFSEDSKLFASHCQGQLSSKDARNGANHGGTLNSCMDCPCEHYDHQSASCIEKLSIDTASIQQGCTVANPRYMMPNTSQRDFFSSHVQNPKSLVQSTQPELFLSAPVASVSVSYPSVPVGHPEPMNVQLQNPNAFLQESSLHLGEVVHDYTLLEPGIGGNSLDNGPLENGNIQEGEIPLLVLKPDLSSTVTESSKQAMCSEESFIGNSKVDQDNLDCVNVGNPLTMIDRDGHTGCHVLYPEKKDEVCQCPEHLLQRSMDSDSCNSNMTTQASASPLPSFGCNGPAYTVYSHPMQADYQKTSLEESPSISGKLSQCSLSSNLSEISRLSDNTTFKSPSVPFSLDGTQPSLESGYLFNKPQESLKDWQGGKGHLPSSRMQRIAVDALRCQKPDLTADFDSHLNNLNFGKWCLESGMQSPVLQQPMMPPYMKEKYIPDSFVRPFPPNANMFPYIHGGYRVGPVSPFFNASGYRGSNAVILPGNFPVEDLPKPRSGTGTYFPNTSISPYKERPSNRGRYQGAPAQDYPPRVSSQMNRFRSNGRNKTTFDQPLHRQIGNKSSDVNSVGVRYGDKEGDVSNLCKSSYQAASNTVLNPMLESVSHDVYPSSKMTGHAKVSISPKARHSNPSVYLMRSHSTGSGFSSEQVEFGSLGPVPLGAVSPVVKSDESRHMDSDQLNGQLLGSGSEVANTSIERITLKPGALSNNGREASSSSLLKEDDFPPLPFQRQHGTSSGNAGSNGNSNNKGSHWQTSMTTS